The window GGCGAAGCGAGTTCCTGCTTGATAGCCTGTTTATGAACAGCCGGCCCTTCTCAATGGAGCGGCCGTTGGTAGAAGAAAACCCCTTTCCCGATAGGAGGGGGTTTACTGAATGTTTACAGGAGTATTCATATGGATACACAAGAAATTTCAAGGTCGGAACTCAGGGAATTGATGAAAGAGGCTTTTGTCAGCGTTCTGACGGAAAGAAAGGATTTATTGGAAGATGCTGTATCCGAGGCTATCTTGGATATGAAACTCGGCGTGGCTATAGAGGAAGGAGATACAGGAGAATATGTCGCGGAAGAAAATATCCTTTCAAAGCTGCGGGCATAAGTGCCGTGAAGATTCGATACACAAAGAAGTTCAGCAAAGACCTCGACAAAATCAAGGACCAGGCTATCGTAAAGAAACGCCTTTTGGTACTTATTCAAACGATGAAAGAAG is drawn from Desulfobacterales bacterium and contains these coding sequences:
- a CDS encoding type II toxin-antitoxin system RelE/ParE family toxin → RSEFLLDSLFMNSRPFSMERPLVEENPFPDRRGFTECLQEYSYGYTRNFKVGTQGIDERGFCQRSDGKKGFIGRCCIRGYLGYETRRGYRGRRYRRICRGRKYPFKAAGISAVKIRYTKKFSKDLDKIKDQAIVKKRLLVLIQTMKEVDELTVLKDVKKIQGYTEYFRLKVGDYRLGLKMTEGAIEMIRFLHRKDIYRRFP